One Azospirillum brasilense DNA window includes the following coding sequences:
- a CDS encoding ABC transporter permease, whose amino-acid sequence MVSRLRSLLTDRLALGLLVLAALVLGMPALKPLFAAAFPALDRPLYEADGFLALTLDHLALAGGASLIAVLLGGAAGIAVTRPFGREFRGVLDAVAAMGQTFPPVAVLAVSVPVLGFGPAPALIALTLYGLLPIVENTVAGLESVPEPVREAARGMGMGPGALLWRVELPLAAPVILAGVRTTAVVNLGTAAIASTVGAKTLGLPIIVGLNGSNPAYVIQGAVIVAALAVVLDAGFDRLAARLTRWRPGAA is encoded by the coding sequence ATCGTGAGCCGCCTGCGGAGCCTGCTGACCGACCGGCTGGCGCTGGGCCTGCTCGTCCTGGCGGCGCTGGTGCTGGGGATGCCGGCGCTGAAGCCGCTGTTCGCCGCCGCCTTCCCGGCGCTCGACCGGCCGCTCTACGAGGCGGACGGTTTCCTGGCCCTGACGCTGGACCATCTGGCTCTGGCCGGCGGGGCGAGCCTGATCGCGGTGCTGCTCGGCGGGGCGGCGGGCATCGCGGTGACCCGACCCTTCGGTCGGGAGTTCCGCGGCGTCCTGGACGCGGTGGCGGCGATGGGCCAGACCTTCCCGCCGGTGGCGGTGCTGGCCGTCTCGGTCCCTGTCCTCGGCTTCGGCCCGGCCCCGGCGCTGATCGCGCTGACGCTCTATGGGCTGCTGCCCATCGTGGAGAACACGGTGGCCGGCCTGGAATCGGTGCCGGAGCCGGTGCGCGAGGCGGCGCGCGGCATGGGCATGGGGCCGGGCGCGCTGCTGTGGCGGGTGGAACTGCCGCTGGCCGCCCCGGTGATCCTGGCCGGGGTACGGACAACGGCGGTCGTCAATCTCGGCACGGCGGCCATCGCCTCCACGGTCGGGGCGAAGACGCTCGGCCTGCCGATCATCGTCGGGCTGAACGGCTCCAACCCCGCCTACGTCATCCAGGGCGCGGTGATCGTGGCCGCCCTGGCGGTGGTGCTGGATGCCGGCTTCGATCGGCTGGCGGCGCGGCTGACCCGCTGGAGGCCCGGCGCTGCCTGA
- a CDS encoding ABC transporter ATP-binding protein — MIAFEGVTKRFGAWTAVDDLSLTVAAGEFRVLIGPSGSGKSTVLRMMNRLIAPDAGTIRVEGEDIARLKPEALRRRMGYVIQSIGLFPHWTVERNIAAVPVLLGWPRARVRNRVTELLALLNLDPERYRGAYPHELSGGQQQRVGVARALAAEPHILLMDEPFSALDPITRGALQAEMAAIHKATGTTIVFVTHDMDEALALASRIAVLDRGRLVQTGTPLDILTDPADDRVRDLVGREDWGLKRLAVETVAERTRPGETAPGDPLAAGASLRQALAEMVARGTDRLSVADGRGRPMGVLHLADLLRGPTRS; from the coding sequence GTGATCGCCTTCGAGGGAGTGACCAAGCGGTTCGGCGCCTGGACCGCCGTGGACGACCTGTCGCTGACCGTGGCGGCCGGGGAGTTCCGCGTGCTGATCGGGCCGTCCGGCTCCGGCAAGTCCACGGTTCTGCGGATGATGAACCGGCTAATTGCCCCCGACGCCGGGACCATCCGGGTGGAGGGGGAGGACATCGCCCGCCTGAAGCCGGAGGCGCTCCGCCGCCGCATGGGTTACGTGATCCAGAGCATCGGGCTGTTCCCCCACTGGACGGTGGAGCGCAACATTGCCGCCGTGCCGGTCCTGCTCGGCTGGCCCAGGGCGCGGGTGCGCAACCGGGTGACGGAACTCCTCGCCCTGTTGAACCTCGACCCGGAGCGTTACCGCGGCGCCTACCCGCACGAACTGTCCGGCGGGCAGCAGCAGCGCGTCGGCGTCGCCCGCGCGCTGGCGGCGGAGCCGCACATCCTGCTGATGGACGAGCCGTTCAGCGCGCTCGACCCGATCACCCGCGGCGCCTTGCAGGCGGAGATGGCGGCGATCCACAAGGCGACCGGGACCACCATCGTCTTCGTCACCCACGACATGGACGAGGCGCTGGCTCTGGCCAGCCGGATCGCCGTGCTGGACCGCGGGCGGCTGGTGCAGACCGGCACGCCGCTCGACATCCTGACCGATCCCGCGGACGACCGTGTGCGCGATCTGGTGGGGCGCGAGGATTGGGGGCTGAAGCGGCTGGCTGTGGAGACGGTGGCGGAGCGGACGCGCCCCGGTGAAACGGCGCCGGGCGATCCCCTGGCGGCGGGGGCGTCGCTGCGTCAGGCGCTGGCCGAGATGGTGGCGCGCGGGACCGACCGGCTTTCCGTGGCGGACGGGCGGGGGCGCCCTATGGGCGTGCTGCACCTTGCCGACCTGCTGCGCGGACCGACCCGATCGTGA